The following coding sequences lie in one Candidatus Bipolaricaulota bacterium genomic window:
- a CDS encoding histidine phosphatase family protein, which yields MRKVAVVVHAEARHHIDRLVGGWYDSSLTEHGREQAQQVGLALRRVFPMLHVPIVSSDLKRARQTAEIIGEALQSAVVLDPRLRELSYGIAEGRPQSWLAERIVPVPTCGSRIDHRVCEGAESRRDLATRVYAALDEVVASDIKDIIIVTHGFAATFVIAYWIGLPIEKADYVNFTVSPASLSLLVEDDVFMNRSVQSLNDTRHLVNTT from the coding sequence ATGCGAAAAGTCGCCGTGGTGGTCCATGCTGAGGCGCGGCATCACATCGATCGGCTTGTGGGAGGCTGGTACGACTCAAGCCTCACAGAACACGGAAGGGAACAAGCACAGCAGGTCGGGCTTGCTCTGCGCCGTGTATTTCCAATGCTCCACGTGCCGATTGTGTCCTCTGATCTTAAGCGCGCTCGCCAGACCGCCGAGATCATCGGGGAAGCTCTTCAGTCTGCAGTAGTTCTGGATCCCAGATTGCGCGAACTGAGCTACGGAATCGCAGAAGGACGGCCTCAGTCATGGCTCGCTGAGCGAATTGTGCCCGTGCCGACTTGCGGTTCCCGGATTGACCATCGTGTCTGTGAAGGCGCGGAATCGCGACGGGATCTCGCCACCAGGGTGTACGCGGCACTAGATGAAGTTGTTGCCTCAGACATAAAGGACATCATCATCGTGACACACGGGTTCGCAGCGACGTTTGTGATCGCCTACTGGATCGGCCTGCCGATCGAGAAAGCCGATTACGTCAATTTCACCGTCTCCCCAGCTAGCTTGTCTCTTCTCGTTGAAGATGACGTATTCATGAACCGGAGCGTTCAATCTCTCAACGATACACGTCATCTGGTCAATACGACGTGA